The following coding sequences are from one Oscillospiraceae bacterium window:
- a CDS encoding N-acetyltransferase has protein sequence MIKKTTTSGLVIYIRPETPDEHEQVNQLIYTVFTESYDVKTGTFMLDYFKAEREKATFIPELSLVALLEDGKIVGQVTLYETDIITPTGKNTQLVLSQSAVLPEYKMRGIMRELVTTAFSKAKEMGYKAVFLGGNPALYGRFGFEPSYHYGIFHKNRKQWGDEGFLVCKLVPDALEGITGTTNYYGG, from the coding sequence GCCGGACGAGCATGAGCAGGTTAACCAATTGATTTACACGGTATTTACCGAGAGTTACGATGTCAAGACCGGCACATTCATGCTTGATTATTTTAAAGCGGAGCGGGAAAAAGCCACCTTTATCCCCGAGCTTTCGCTCGTCGCTTTGCTCGAAGACGGCAAAATCGTCGGGCAGGTGACGCTGTATGAGACCGACATCATCACCCCCACGGGCAAAAACACACAGCTTGTGCTCTCCCAGAGCGCCGTTTTGCCCGAATACAAAATGCGCGGCATTATGAGAGAGCTGGTCACAACCGCATTCAGCAAGGCAAAAGAAATGGGCTATAAAGCCGTATTCTTAGGCGGAAACCCCGCTCTTTACGGCCGATTCGGGTTTGAACCGTCGTATCATTACGGCATTTTTCACAAAAACCGAAAGCAATGGGGGGACGAGGGGTTCTTGGTCTGCAAATTAGTCCCCGACGCGTTGGAGGGCATTACAGGCACAACTAATTATTACGGCGGCTAA